The Bacteroidota bacterium DNA window CTGCGCACTCAGTGTGCCCCCAGCCAGCCCCATGGTACAGCCCCAGGCTGCGGCGAGAATATGCCGAAAGGATGCCCGTATGCCCATGGCTGCAAGGTACAAAGCTGCCCGCATAAAAGCGTTGCCCATGCTAGCGCAGCACCCTGTTTTTCCAGCTAAAAGCCCTGGGCCTTAGCTGCTGGGCACCCGCCCACAGCACATACAGCGGCTGTAGCAGCTGCAGCAGCGGGAACGCCCGTAGCGCCCCCGGCGCGGAGCCAAAGGAACGCCCGGCTACACACAGGCTCAGTTCCAGCCCGGCCTTGGCCCCCCACAGCAGTAGGGCCAGGCTGGGATGCCACCACAGCAGTGCTGGCAGGAAGAGCCAAAAGCCCAGCAGACCCAGCGCACCCCCTGTGAGTAGGGGGTTCCGGTAGGCCCGGCTCTTGCTCAGCCAGCGTCGGCGCTGCTGTGCCAGCCCGGCCAGCCCGGCAGGGGGCTGGGTGCGCACGGCGGCACCGGGCAGGGGGCAGTAGGCCACCTGGTGCCCGGCCTGCACCAGCTGCTGTAGCAGCAGCATATCATCTCCGCTGCTCAGGTGTGCATGGGCGGTATATCCGCCCACGGATTCCCAGGCTGTTTTGCGAAAAGCCAGGTTGCCCCCATTGCTCATGCCTGGGCAGCCTAACCCGAATGCCCCGCCCGACAGCACCATCAGTCCGGCCTGCTCCGCAGCCAGTAGGCGCGCCAGTGGGCCGCTTCCGGCCAGCTGCACAGGCCCCGCCACCAGGCTGCATCCGGGCTGCAGGTAGGCTGCCAGGCTGCATAGCCAGGTGGACCCGGCTACGCAGTCTGCATCCAGGGTTACGATCCAGGCATGCCGGGCCGCCTGTATGCCCCGGCTCAGGGCCTGCTTTTTGCCCCCCTTGCTCCGCAGCACCTGAATGCGTGAATCGGCCTGGGCAAATGCCCGGGCAATGGGGTAGGTATCATCTTCGCTCTCATCGTCTATCACCCACACCTCCCAGGGGCCTGGCTGCTGCTGCACAGCCGCCAGGCAGGCACCCAGGTTTTGGCCTTCGTTCCGTGCCGGAACCAGGATGCTGATGGGGGGGATGGCATTAGGTGGGGCTGCGGGGTAGCGCCGTAGCCGTAGCCAGCCCAGCAGGTGGGCTGCCAGATAGGCCGCGTAGGCCAGCCCTGCCAGCAGGCCCAGGCTGGCGGCAAGCACTAGGATGCCCGTGCCCAGATCCATCGGAGGCTAGGCCCACAGCCCAGTAGGGCTGGCAGCACCAGGTTTAGCGTAAAGAGTAACAGCGTGGCGGCCAGTATGGGGGCAGCGGGCGCACCCAGCACACCAAATACAGAGAGGGCGGCAGCCTCGCGTATACCCAGCTCGGCCAGTGCTATACTGGGCACCACACTCTTGGCCGCATAGGTAAGGCTAATGCCGGCTAGCAGTAGGCCGGTGGGCAGCGATACCCCAAAGGCCCAGAGCAGTAGCAGATACTGCAGGCTAAAGATGGCATAACGCAAGCCCGCCCAGGCCAGTACGCCGAGCAAGGCCCAGTGCGAAATGCGCACCGGATACCAAGCCTGCCAGCGGCCGGGCAGGCGGATGGGCAGCCTACCCACAAAGGGCCACAAAATGCCCAGGCCCAGCAGTATGCAGCCCAAGGCTAGCCCGCCGGATAGCGTGGGAGACGAAAAGGGGCTGGCCCACAGTAGGGCGGGTGCGGCGGCAAAGAGGGTAGCACTTAGCTGGCTTAGCCGCTCCAGCGCCAGGGCATGCAGACCCCGCGCGCGCGCCGAGGCGGGCAGCCAGGCCAGCCGGGCGGGTATCTCGCCCAGGCGGTTGGGGGTAAGAAAAGCAGCGGTAGCGCTGCCCAGCACCGCGCGAACCGCCGACCCGAAGCCGGTAAAGATGCCCATGGTGCGGTAGGCCTGTTGCAGCTTCCGCGCTTCGGCTCCCAGGTTCAGGGGTAGCAGTAGCAGGGCACACAGTGCCCACAGTGGCTCGGCCCTGGGCCAGCGCAGGGCCGGATCCCAAGCGTACAGCTGGTAGCCTATGCCCAGCAGCAGCAGCAGCGATATAAGCATCCGGGCCCATTTTTTGGCCAAAACCGCGCGAAACCAGTGCATGTATGCGCCAAGATAAGTATATTTTCAGGCGATTATTCCACGCTGCCAGTCTTGAAGTCGCTTTTTCGCATACTAGGCCGTAGCCTGCTGGTGTTGCTCCTGTTGCTCGCAGTGGGTGTAGTGCTGGTGCTGTTCACTCCGGTGTGGGTGCATCGCTTTGGCCCACAGGAGCCTGCCCTGCAGCTGCAGGCCGATACGCTCCGGCCGGTGCCGGTGCCCCCTGGGCCACTGAAGGTGATGAGCTGGAACATCAAGTTTGGCGGTGGACGTATCGATTTCTTTTTCGACTGCTACGGCGATAGGGTGCACATGTCGGCCCGCGAGGTAACCACCCACTTGGCCGCCATCTGCCGGGTGATCAGGCAAGAGGACCCCGACATCCTGCTGCTGCAGGAGGTTGATATTGATAGTCGGCGGGCAGCT harbors:
- a CDS encoding glycosyltransferase, encoding MDLGTGILVLAASLGLLAGLAYAAYLAAHLLGWLRLRRYPAAPPNAIPPISILVPARNEGQNLGACLAAVQQQPGPWEVWVIDDESEDDTYPIARAFAQADSRIQVLRSKGGKKQALSRGIQAARHAWIVTLDADCVAGSTWLCSLAAYLQPGCSLVAGPVQLAGSGPLARLLAAEQAGLMVLSGGAFGLGCPGMSNGGNLAFRKTAWESVGGYTAHAHLSSGDDMLLLQQLVQAGHQVAYCPLPGAAVRTQPPAGLAGLAQQRRRWLSKSRAYRNPLLTGGALGLLGFWLFLPALLWWHPSLALLLWGAKAGLELSLCVAGRSFGSAPGALRAFPLLQLLQPLYVLWAGAQQLRPRAFSWKNRVLR
- a CDS encoding flippase-like domain-containing protein, with amino-acid sequence MHWFRAVLAKKWARMLISLLLLLGIGYQLYAWDPALRWPRAEPLWALCALLLLPLNLGAEARKLQQAYRTMGIFTGFGSAVRAVLGSATAAFLTPNRLGEIPARLAWLPASARARGLHALALERLSQLSATLFAAAPALLWASPFSSPTLSGGLALGCILLGLGILWPFVGRLPIRLPGRWQAWYPVRISHWALLGVLAWAGLRYAIFSLQYLLLLWAFGVSLPTGLLLAGISLTYAAKSVVPSIALAELGIREAAALSVFGVLGAPAAPILAATLLLFTLNLVLPALLGCGPSLRWIWARAS